Sequence from the Thalassoglobus sp. JC818 genome:
GGTCGCGAGTTGGCAAACTCAGGAACCGGTCTACTGGCAGGGCTCCTGTTTGCACTTTCTCCAGGCATGATTCTCTTCAGCAACCTCCTCTTGGCTCATCATCCCACGCTTGTCGGGCTCACAATATTCTTATGGGCGTTTGTGAGAATGATCCGAACAGACTGCCTGACGATGTCGTGGGTTGCTGGAACGGGGCTGTCGTTTGCAATGATTTGCCGACCGATGACCGCAGCTGGGTTTGGACTGCCTTTCGGAATCCTCTTTTTCTGGTGGTGGATTCGCGGAAACTGGGGGATCAGAAACTCAGAGGAAAACCATCTAACATTCCGACAGCGCAGCTTCCGAACGATCGGTCTCGGTATCCCGTTGCTGATCGGGTTTGCTGTTGTGCTGACTCAGAATCAGCAAATCACCGGAAGTCTCTGGACCAGCCCGTATCAACTCTACACGGACATTTATACACCGCGACATGTGTACGGTTTTAATAATGTTGTGCGGGGTGAACAGGCCCTTGGGCCAAAGGTCCTCGAAAACTATGATCAATGGGCCGAGAATCTGACTCCCCAATTGGCACTGAAAAACGTATTCACGCGCATACAAAACAGCTGGCGATGGACTCTTGGAATCATTCCGATTCTCGCATCGCTGATCATTTTTTTGTTGACGATGCGTTCAGGTGACCGACGATGGTGGCTGATCTTTCTCGCAGTCGTCAGCTTGCATGTCGCTCACATCCCCTACTGGTTTTCCGGAATTTTCGGTTGGCACTACGTCTTCGAAACGGCTGCGCTGTGGATACTGATTGTCGCAGAAACAACTCGCCGACTTTGGAGCAATCGTTCGCTGAGTTCTCACCGTCTCGTATGCATCTGCTGGATGATGTTTCTGGGAACTTCTATTCTGGTGAATCTGGTGACTATCAAACCTGTCTGGCCAGCGACGCTGGATCGCGGAGTGGCAGAAGTCCGATATCCTCGTGAGCTCTATGCAGAGTTTCGGCAACAGATCGAAGTCTTTCGCGACGAATCGCCTGCGATCGTCTTCATCATTCCGGATGAGAGTGACCGCAGCATGGATTATGTGACCAACCCTCCTTCTCTCGACGGACCGGTACTCGTTGCGAGAATTAGAGATGCCGCAGAGGCTGAGTCACTGACGTCGCTCTTTCCCGAACGAGTTCCCATTCTGTTTGACGCGCGCACTCGAAGTTTCGAAATGATAGAGAAGGAACTCAATCGATGAGAGTTGGAATCTTTGCCGACACACATGACCATCTCGACAACATCAGACGTGTGGTCGCGTTGTTCAACGAATTGGAAGTTGATTGCATCCTCTTCGCTGGTGATCTCGTATCAACCTTCGCAGTTCCTCCACTCAGACAGTTAAATGCGAAGGTTTATGCCTGCTTCGGAGACAACGAAGGAAACCGGACCGGATTGATGGGCGGTTTCAAAGTCATCGGGGAACTGCGGGAACCTCCAGCGCTCTACAATTTAGAAGATGGAACCCGGGTGCTGCTGGCGCATATGCCAAGTCAGCTACGGAATTGCGAGGAAGATTACGACATCGCCGTGCACGGTCATACACATCGGCCATCGATCGAGCACGATGCCAACGGAAGACTCGTCATCAATCCGGGCGAAACTTCTGGATGGACATTCAACAACCCCACCGTCGCTCTCCTCGACACCTCAACCCGCACCGCTGAGATCGTTCCGCTGAATACTGAGAAACCACTTCCAAGCTGGGAAGAGGACCGACGTTCGCGTGCGGGGTCACTCAACAACGAAAGAGCAGATTGAGAATGTGGATGGACTTTCTAATCGGCCTGTTTGCTGCAAATGCGATCCCGCATTTTGTCTTCGGTCGACTCGATGCTGGCGTCCTGGGACTGTTCGGATACAGCGGGCAGGGCAATGTGATCTATTCAATCGTCTGCGTCGCCATCTCATTGTTACTGTTCCACATTCAGCATGGGCTGACAAACTTCGCTGACCACATGATTCTCGTCGGTGTCCTAACAATTGTCGCCAGCTACTGGATCGGATGGCCGGTGATCATGCGATTCCTGAAACGTCCGAATCAAAGCGATTCATCTTCAGATCGTGACCACGTGTAAGAATCGGGCTGCTTTCCGAGCTCTTCCAGATAGAGCTTACCCTGTTCCATTTTCAGAACTCGATAAGCTGCGGAACTTCCAAAATCAGAAACAAGAGTCTTTCGCCCCGCTTCAGGTTTTCCGTCGACGATGGTCTGCTTGAGGATGTTCTCTTCCAGCGACCAGTTCAGCTCCAGAATTAACTCGCTTCCGTATCGCAAAGCGGTCAGGAAATCGAAGTTGACTTTCATTCGCGCAGTTCCGTCGGACTGCATCGTAATCACTCGACGAATTCCATCATCAAGAATCCATGTGCCGACGAGGTCACCCATTCTGATCGGCTTCTCAACATCCGGTGCGACAATGCCTGTCTGTCCTGATGACAATTCATCGCCGACAGGAGTCATGACAGCTACATCCGGATCCGTCGCAGGGGAGTTTTCTTTCATCTCCTGAACCACATAGATCATCCCCGCGACCGCAAGTGTCACGACCAAAGACGACAACCATCTGGGAATCGCTGGTCGAGACAGATTCTTTTCCACCAGCTCATCCGAAGCTGTCGACACTTGTTCGCTAGAATCTAAGTGAGAATCGTTTGTCATCTTGAAAATTGCCCTCGCGAACTGGCTGCCTCACTCTTCGGTCGCATTGCTTCACAATTTACAATCCTAACTCGACCCGCCAAAATCAGCTATCCGAATTTTCAAGATCGAGGAGAAGCTGCTGCTTTCGCCAGTCTCTTCGCAAACGCTTCATTCTGGTCTTCGCTGTTCAAACGAGAGCGGTTTTGCTGATCACAATCTCTGATCACCACAATACGAAAGACTTCCCCTCCGATGTCTGCCTTCCTCAAATCACTCTTTCTGATTGTCGTTGCGATCTCTCACCTCCCAGCCCTGGCGAGTGAACCGCTCGAATTTGAAAAAGGAGACAAGGTGGTCATCCTCGGAAATACGCTTGCTGAACGCATGCAGTATTTCAACTTCTTCGAAACCCGGCTGCACCATCGCTTTCCTAACCACGAACTGACTGTCCGTAACTTGGGCTGGTCCGCAGATTCCATCGGCGAGCGACTGCGATCGCAGGATTTTCAAGATCACGGGCACACCCTCATCGACCACCAACCCAACGTGATTATCGCGATGGTTGGATTCAACGAATCTTTCGCTGGTGAAGCTGGGCTCGCAGATTTTGAGATGCAACTCGCTGAGTTCATTCGGGATCTCAAGAAATTGAAATACCCCTCGACCACTTATTCTCGCGGGTCGTATGAACCGAAGCTGCAAGACAAATCGGGCGAGCCAGCTCACGAAGTTGAAGTCGTTCTGCTGACACCGATCGCAAATGAAGATCTGCCTGAACGTGGAATTCATGCCGGGACTCAGAACAACTCACGCCTTCGTCTGTACTCAGAATCGATGCAGAAGATTGCAGCCGCCGAAGGAGTGCAATGTGTCGACATCTTCACTCCAACACTTCAAGCGATGGAAGAAGCCGCCACTCCCTGGACGATCAACGGAATCCATCTGAATGAAACAGGCTATCAACGCCTTTCTGAAATCCTCGAAGAGCAACTCTTTGGAACAGCTTCGCCGTGGGATTCAGAATTTGAGGCATTGCGAAAAGAAGTCGCTGAGAAGAATCAGCAGTTCTTCTACGACTATCGAGCTGTGAATGGATACTACATCTACGGAGGCAGGAAGAATCCGTTCGGTGTGATCAATTTCCCGGCGGAGTTCGCCAAACTGCGTGAGATGACTCAACGTCGAGACAAACGGATCTGGGCAGTTGCTCAAGGGGCTTCGATCTCCCGTGACATCGATGACTCGGAAGCAGGCGTTCTCGCCGAAATCCAAACGAATTATACGAACGAGATTTCAATCTCTTCTCCCGAAGAGGCAGCTCAATCCTTGTTCCTCTCCGAGGGATTGAAGATCGAGTTGTGGGCATCCGAAGTCGAGTTTCCGAATCTTCAGAACCCCGTGCAATTCACGTTCGACAGCCAGGGAAGAATGTACGTCACCACAATGCCGTCATATCCGATGGTCCTTCCGGGAGAACGTGCCAACGACAAAGTCCTCATCCTGTCTGATGAAGATCGCGATGGAAAAGCCGACACTGAAATCGTATTCGCGAAAGGCTTGTACCTCCCGACCGGCATCGAACTCGCGCACGGGGGTGCGTATGTCGCACAGCAACCCAACCTCATGTTCCTCAAAGACATGGACCAAGACGACATTGCTGATGAATATCAATTGAGGCTGCACGGATTTGATTCCGCCGACTCTCATCACGCAATCAGTGCTTTCGAACTCGGACCGGGCGGAGCACTCTATTTTCAGGAGGGAACATTCCATCACAGCCAGGTTGAGACGTCATATGGCCCCCAACAGGTCGCCAACTCAGCCGTCTTTCGGTACGAACCGATCCGAGAAAAATTGGACGTCTTTGTTTCGTACGACTTCGCCAATCCCTGGGGGCACTGCTTCGATCAGTGGGGGCAGAACTTCGTCGCCGATGCTTCCGGTGGAGCCAACTACGTCGGGGCCGCCTTCTCCGGCGATCTCATTCATCCGCGAAAACATCCGGTGATGAAAGAGTTCCTCGTCAAGCAATGGAGACCAACCTGTGGGTGCGAAATCGTTTCAAGTCGGCAGTTTCCCGAAGAGATGCAGGGAGATTACCTCCTGAACAACTGCATCGGCTTTCAAGGTGTGCTTCGCTACCGCTTCGAAGAAGAAGGCTCAGGGTTTTCCGCTCGGCCAGCCGAACCACTCTTCCGATCTGCAGATCCCAGCTTTCGACCTGTCGATCTTCAATTTGGACCCGATGGGGCGTTGTATGTCCTCGACTGGTTCAATCCCCTCGTCGGTCATATGCAGCACAGCTTGAGAGATCCCAATCGAGACACTCAACATGGACGAATCTGGAGGATCACTTACGCGGGCCGTCCTCTGCTCGAGGTACAAGATCTCGCAGCGATGACCACTCCCGAGCTGCTCGATCAACTCCAGCAACCCGAAGACCGCACCCGCTTCCGGACTCGACGCGAATTGGGCCAACGCGACAAACAAGAGGTCATTTCCGCAATCGACACCCTCGTCGCTCATACTTCGGAGGAAACAATCTCCGGACAAAAACTGTTACTGGAGTGCCTGTGGGTCAAACAGCATCATGACGCCATCGACGAGACATTACTCGATCGCGTTCTGGCTACTTCAGATGGTCGCGTCCGGGCTGCTGCCGTGCGAGTCCTGTGCTATTGGCGGGATCGAATTGACGATCCCTTATCGAAACTCCAACTCGCGATCCACGACGAGCACCCTCGCGTCCGCCTCGAAGTGCTGCGTGCACTCAGCTTCTTCCACGATGAACGAGCACTCGAAATTGCTGTCGAATCGCTAATTTACGAACAGGATGTTTACCTGGAGTACGCGTTGCAGGAGACTTTGGAGACGCTCCAGAATCGCATCGACTCAGCTCGTTAGCCTGGTTTTTCAGACTCCGAGATCAACAAAGCTGACTCCAAATCGGAAGCTGATCAGCCTCAAGAATTCAGTCCCTCGGATCGACTACAATAGAAACAAGCCCGTCGATTCGGGGAATCGTCTTGTTGGAGTCCCTTGTCGGTTCTACAATCGATGAGTTCATTTGAAATAAGCGTTCACACACTCTCGGAAGCGTGTCCAGTCAATCGCTGGTCTAAGCGGCTTCAGTGAGTTCACAGAATCAGCAATCAACTTCGGTTCGAATTTCTGTGTTGATATCCGGCGTTGAGGTGAGACGAGTATGAATCATCGATTGGAATCCTTCACTTGGGCAGCCACTTCTGCCCTGCTCACGGCGGCCATCTTTCTGACGACCGTTTCCAGTCAAGGCATGGCTCACGCCCAGTCCGAAGACAACGATTCCGCACAAGCTGAATCCGACGAAGACTACTACGAATTGATGAGAGTCTTTGTCGACACGTTTCAGCAGATCGATCGCAACTACGTGAAAGAAGTCGATCGACGCGAACTCGTCGACGCCGCTGTCCGAGGGATGCTTTCCGAACTCGATCCGTATTCGAACTACATTTCTCCCGACGATGTCGAACGCTTCACCGAAGCGATCACTCAGGAGTTTGGTGGAGTCGGAATTCGAGTCGGTTTCGATGACGAAATGCGAGCCATCGAAATCACCACTCCAATTCCCGGAAGCCCTGCGTATCGTGCCGGAATCAAATCTGGCGATCGCATTGTCGAAATCGACGGAGAAGCTGTCCGCGACTTCCCCAAGAATCGCGAAATGGACCGAGCTGTCGAATTGCTCCGTGGATTGCCGGGTGAAAGCGTCGAGGTCGCTGTTCGTCGTGCTTCGTCCGGAGAAGTCGAGAAGATGACGCTCACTCGTGAACTCATTCAACTCGATACCGTCATGGGAAACACCTACAACGATGACGGCTCATGGAACTTCATGTTCGATGACGAGCTGAAAATCGGATACGCCCGGCTCACTCACTTCACCTCGCGAAGTGCCGGCGAACTGCGGGAAGCCCTGAAGACGCTCCGCAAGGAAGATATGAAAGGCTTCATTCTGGACCTTCGCTTCAATCCCGGAGGACAGTTGCAGTCCGCGATCGACATCTCCGATCTGTTCATCGAAGAAGGTCGAATCGTCAGTACCGAAGGACGCAACAGCCGTCCGCGTTCCTGGTCAGCGAAACGCTTCGGCACCTTCACCGGTTTCCCCATGGCGATCTTAATCAATCGCTACAGTGCCTCAGCCAGCGAAATCGTCAGTGCCTGCCTTCAAGATCACGACCGTGCTGTCGTGATCGGAGAGCGCAGCTGGGGAAAAGGGAGCGTGCAAAATGTCATCGAGCTCGAGGAAGGCAACAGCCAGCTCAAGTTGACCACAGCCAGCTACCATCGTCCCAGCGGCAAAAACATTCACCGCTTCCCCAACGCCAAAGAAAGCGATGAATGGGGTGTGATGCCGAATGACGGGTATCTCGTCAAATTCTCCATGGAAGAGATGACCAAGTATCAAGAAGATCGCCGTGACCGTGACATCGTCGATCCTCAAGACCCTGTCGAAAGCACTTTCGAGGACACTCAACTCGAAAAAGCCATCGAATATCTGAAGGCCGAACTGGGCGTCGAACCAGAGGAAACACAAGAAAACGCCGAAGAAAAAGCAGCGAGCGGCTCCGAAGAAGAGTCTGAAGAAGCTGCCGACGAGGCTGAAGTTTCTCTCCGCAACTTGTTCTACCAGCATCCGAAACAACTTGCTGGTTAAGTCGATTTCATGCGTTCGCTCCCATCCCGAATTTTCGTGCGTGGGAGCATGAAGTCGCTCGACAGAAATCTTCGGACAAGTTCCCGCCGTTTCGTTCGAAGAGACGCCGCTATTATCTGACGCTCACGCTTTGAGATTGCTTCAAGAATCTGACATGGTCAATTCCACTTCAGACGCCAAGGTTCTACTCGCACTGGAATCTTCCTGCGACGAAACCGCAGCCGCGATTATCGACGACCAATTACGGGTTCTTAGCAGCGTGGTCGCAACACAGGATGAATTGCATCAACGCTTCGGCGGTGTTGTTCCCGAAATCGCTTCGCGGGCTCATCTTGAAAATCTGCTTCCCGTGATCGACGAAGCACTGACTCGATCCGGAAAGAGTCTGGAGGATCTCTCCGCAATCGCAGTCATGACCGAGCCCGGACTTGTCGGCTCATTGCTGGTCGGACTCACTGCGGCAAAGACGTTGGCACTCGTCACCGATCGCCCTCTTGTGACGGTCAACCACATTCACGCTCATCTGTTCGCTTGTCAGATGGAAGCAGACGAAGACATCTTTCCAGCGATGGGACTGGTCGTCAGCGGCGGTCACACCAATCTCTACGACTGCCGATCCGCAACAGAGTTTGAACTGGTCGGGTCGACGATCGACGATGCAGCTGGAGAAGCTTTCGACAAAGCTGCCGCCATTCTTGGTCTCCCGTACCCCGGTGGACCGTTCATTTCGCGAGTCGCTGAAAAGGGAGATCCCAAGGCCTTTCGATTTCCCAGAACGTTTATCAAAGACGAACGCTTGGCCTTCAGCTTCAGCGGAATCAAAACCGCCATCCGATACACCGCGCTAGGCCAACCCGGTTCGAAAGAACCCGTTCCTGATCTTAATGAACAGCGTATCGCTGATCTGGCTGCCAGCTTTCAGGAAGCGGTGGTCGATGTGCTCATCTCCAAGTGTCGACAAGCTGCAGAACGATACGGTCGCACCACTTTGTGCATCGGCGGAGGAGTAGCAGCCAACCTTCGATTTCGAGAACGACTCGCTGAACTGGCATCTCAAACCGGTTACAGAATCGTCATCGCTCCGCCTTCCTTGTGCACCGACAACGCAGCCATGGCTGCCATCGCGTGGAAACTGCTGGAAGAAGGTAAAGTCGCAGCTCTCGATGCCGACGTCGTCCCGGGCCTGGTCCGCCTCAAACAGTAGACCTTTCTGACGGCCTATCAACATTCCCTTGGACTCAACCCATGTGACGAGAGATG
This genomic interval carries:
- the tsaD gene encoding tRNA (adenosine(37)-N6)-threonylcarbamoyltransferase complex transferase subunit TsaD, whose amino-acid sequence is MVNSTSDAKVLLALESSCDETAAAIIDDQLRVLSSVVATQDELHQRFGGVVPEIASRAHLENLLPVIDEALTRSGKSLEDLSAIAVMTEPGLVGSLLVGLTAAKTLALVTDRPLVTVNHIHAHLFACQMEADEDIFPAMGLVVSGGHTNLYDCRSATEFELVGSTIDDAAGEAFDKAAAILGLPYPGGPFISRVAEKGDPKAFRFPRTFIKDERLAFSFSGIKTAIRYTALGQPGSKEPVPDLNEQRIADLAASFQEAVVDVLISKCRQAAERYGRTTLCIGGGVAANLRFRERLAELASQTGYRIVIAPPSLCTDNAAMAAIAWKLLEEGKVAALDADVVPGLVRLKQ
- a CDS encoding S41 family peptidase, with amino-acid sequence MNHRLESFTWAATSALLTAAIFLTTVSSQGMAHAQSEDNDSAQAESDEDYYELMRVFVDTFQQIDRNYVKEVDRRELVDAAVRGMLSELDPYSNYISPDDVERFTEAITQEFGGVGIRVGFDDEMRAIEITTPIPGSPAYRAGIKSGDRIVEIDGEAVRDFPKNREMDRAVELLRGLPGESVEVAVRRASSGEVEKMTLTRELIQLDTVMGNTYNDDGSWNFMFDDELKIGYARLTHFTSRSAGELREALKTLRKEDMKGFILDLRFNPGGQLQSAIDISDLFIEEGRIVSTEGRNSRPRSWSAKRFGTFTGFPMAILINRYSASASEIVSACLQDHDRAVVIGERSWGKGSVQNVIELEEGNSQLKLTTASYHRPSGKNIHRFPNAKESDEWGVMPNDGYLVKFSMEEMTKYQEDRRDRDIVDPQDPVESTFEDTQLEKAIEYLKAELGVEPEETQENAEEKAASGSEEESEEAADEAEVSLRNLFYQHPKQLAG
- a CDS encoding PVC-type heme-binding CxxCH protein, whose protein sequence is MSAFLKSLFLIVVAISHLPALASEPLEFEKGDKVVILGNTLAERMQYFNFFETRLHHRFPNHELTVRNLGWSADSIGERLRSQDFQDHGHTLIDHQPNVIIAMVGFNESFAGEAGLADFEMQLAEFIRDLKKLKYPSTTYSRGSYEPKLQDKSGEPAHEVEVVLLTPIANEDLPERGIHAGTQNNSRLRLYSESMQKIAAAEGVQCVDIFTPTLQAMEEAATPWTINGIHLNETGYQRLSEILEEQLFGTASPWDSEFEALRKEVAEKNQQFFYDYRAVNGYYIYGGRKNPFGVINFPAEFAKLREMTQRRDKRIWAVAQGASISRDIDDSEAGVLAEIQTNYTNEISISSPEEAAQSLFLSEGLKIELWASEVEFPNLQNPVQFTFDSQGRMYVTTMPSYPMVLPGERANDKVLILSDEDRDGKADTEIVFAKGLYLPTGIELAHGGAYVAQQPNLMFLKDMDQDDIADEYQLRLHGFDSADSHHAISAFELGPGGALYFQEGTFHHSQVETSYGPQQVANSAVFRYEPIREKLDVFVSYDFANPWGHCFDQWGQNFVADASGGANYVGAAFSGDLIHPRKHPVMKEFLVKQWRPTCGCEIVSSRQFPEEMQGDYLLNNCIGFQGVLRYRFEEEGSGFSARPAEPLFRSADPSFRPVDLQFGPDGALYVLDWFNPLVGHMQHSLRDPNRDTQHGRIWRITYAGRPLLEVQDLAAMTTPELLDQLQQPEDRTRFRTRRELGQRDKQEVISAIDTLVAHTSEETISGQKLLLECLWVKQHHDAIDETLLDRVLATSDGRVRAAAVRVLCYWRDRIDDPLSKLQLAIHDEHPRVRLEVLRALSFFHDERALEIAVESLIYEQDVYLEYALQETLETLQNRIDSAR
- a CDS encoding metallophosphoesterase, producing the protein MRVGIFADTHDHLDNIRRVVALFNELEVDCILFAGDLVSTFAVPPLRQLNAKVYACFGDNEGNRTGLMGGFKVIGELREPPALYNLEDGTRVLLAHMPSQLRNCEEDYDIAVHGHTHRPSIEHDANGRLVINPGETSGWTFNNPTVALLDTSTRTAEIVPLNTEKPLPSWEEDRRSRAGSLNNERAD